The Larimichthys crocea isolate SSNF chromosome XXI, L_crocea_2.0, whole genome shotgun sequence genomic sequence GCGCACAGGTTGAGCAGCGTTTCAGATCATTTAATAATCTGATTATTAGAAACAGATGGCTTTTAAGGCGGGCTGCAATGTAGCCCAAAGAATTATTCAATAGTTAATTTCACTTGGCACATAGGTGTGTACACTAAACTTATATTATTGATTGCACAACTTTTAAACTCATTTAATAGTCCATATAAACATTTTACCCCCAAATACAAATCCAGTCATTCAAGGATCTTGGAGTTTGTTGTGGATTAAGTCAGTTGTACTGGTATGGTGAAACTAAAGGGGACTTCAGCTTGAAGGCCGACATCTTAAATTGTATAGGGCATGTATGAGTCCTAGCACTTTATACAGATAAAGGGGAATCCCATGAGTGTGTGCTACACTCATAAATACACCAAACTAGGCTGGCTTCAGCACAGGCCAAGTGAAGCATCCCCACGAGGACTTGGACTGATCCCATGCAGAGGACCGTGCATCATTTACAACGACGACATTGGTGTCACCGAAGCCTCCAGAAATGCCCCAGGTGTGTTgttcaaatgtaaatgtcttgGCTATGAATATTAGAATGTTTTCTTGAGTCTCTATAATACCTAATGTATAGTTCATGTCCTTGTTACAAACATAAGATGAAAGTGACGGTAACTCCTAACCTGGtgagtttttaaatgtgctgtgtttttgagGCATCACTGCAGAACATGagcaaccaaccaaccacctGAGGCTTGTCAATGGACAAAGATGAGCTGACATACCTGGCAACCTGCTTCCCTGAATATATAAGTAAGTGTTTATGGAGCATTCGCACTGTAACAAGTAAAACTGACGATCACAGTACAGTGATGAGCTTCCACTTCATGGTCCGTGTTTTTGAATTTCTGTGATATTAACGAAGTTCTGAGTTTAAGCAATAAGTTATAGGTTTGCTGCTTTCATAATTTCCAACATGAGTAATTCAATTCTCAATGTCTTATTTATTCCAGCCTGCCCATGCACAAGATGACCAACACAGACCTGAGCAGGATCCTGAAGAGTGAAGAGATCCAGAAAGCACTTCGTACACCTAAGTAAGCACTGCTTAActcttgaaatgtgttttagctTGTCAACTATGATGATGTTCCACTTCAGGTCCGTGTTTCTGATTCCTGATTATATGGAAGTCCTGAGCGACACAAAGTATATAACAAACTTAAGCAGTTTAGTCCAAGTCCACTGTTAATACCTGGTTATTTTGTCATTATAGCAAGAAGATCAACCGCAGAGTACTGAAGAAGAATGCACAAGATAACCAACACAGACCCGAGCAGGATCCTGAGGAGCGAGAAGATCCAGGGAGAACTTTGCACACCCAGGTGAGCATTGCACAGTTTTTgcaattttctttttccccagCTTGTCAGCTATGATGATGTTCCACTTCAGGTCCGTGTTTCTGAATCCTGATTATATGGAAGTCCTGAGCAGCACAAAGTTAATAAACTTGCAGATTAGCATAAATCCACTTTAATACTTggttattttgtcatttcagttaAATCAGCTGCAGAGTACTGAAGGAGAATCctctgagggactttgaggGTGAAGCCTTACGCCAAGACAGCAAAAGGTCATGCCATCCTCAAACATGACTCTGCTGTAAGATGGTAAAACTGACTGTGACATGTTTGCCAAGAGGAATCCTGGAAAAGAGCAGCACCTGCCAAATCCAAGGCATCAATCTACTAATCTCTAAGACGGTGTtcgttaataaataaatcagctggTACAAATGAATGAGTCAGACCTGTCATTCAAAATTGATTCACAAGACTATTTATTTCTCACAATAAGCTAACAAAGACTCTGATCTGCTGGCACTGTAAGGAGTAAAGAGGGGTAAAGAGGAATATCAAGCACACAGGTTGAGCAGCATTTGTCATGATTAAATAATCTTATTAGAAAAAGATGGCTTTTCAGGCAGGCCACAATGTAGCCCCAAGAATTATTCAATACATAGTTAATTTCACTTGGCATGTAGGTGTGTACACTAAATATACAGCTATTGATTGCACAACTTTTAAACTAGTACTCCgtataaacatacattttaccCATAATAAAAATCCAGTCCCACATTGGGGTATGGGGGATTTGTTGGAGACGGGAACTGGTCTCACATTGCTGTACCATGGGTGGGTGTCACTGGCTGGTTGAGTCCAATGGTGCTGCACAACCAGCCAGCAAAGTCAACCTGCTCTGCTTCAGACTGTTTGATAAAGGAATGCAcctgaagaaaaggaaagatgTGTAAGATGATAGAGATGTAGGACAATGCAGGAAGGAATTCATCTTAACATGCACACTCACCATCAACTGTTTGAGGTCTGCTCTCTCTGCAGGATTCTTTATCAAACTGTAATGTGAGACACAAACTATCAGCATGTAATGTATTTTAACACCACTAGGTGGCATAAAGTCTGGCTAGCAAACGTGCATATTCACTTGGTGGTGGTGTCAGTAAATATTTCAAAGAGTTCTACTTACCATTTATTCACAAAATCTTGAAATTCAGAGCTAAATATTCCTGGTAGTTTTGGCGgaggctgaaaatgaaaaaggtcCAGTCAGCACTGAATGGATTATAGTGCAAGAAAAGGCATTACCACAAGTACATGTGCACATAGGGTATGTTCATGTCAAGATGTGGTAGTGGTAGACACGCTCACCTCATTGACTATGTAGTCAAGCAACTCAAATATGGCCATCGGTGGTCTGCTGTCAGGGCCATATGCTGTGTGGTAAACAATGTAAAACAGATcatttgtaattatttaattcaaatctgttaataatatatagatatatccataataacaataatttaaaaaagcagaatcACAGGACGAGACTCAGACTTACAGCTGCCTGGTCGCCCAGGGGGCCGTGGCTTCGGGGAGGACTCACTTGAAGCTCCTTCCCCTTCCACTGGGAAGCCAAAAATCTGTTCCAGTTCCTTCGCATCGGGCGGTGGGATAGGGAAGCGTCCAATGGCCATTTCAACCAGGGACAGCCCCATACTCCAGATGTCCGACTGAACAGAGTAATGGGTGCCCTGTAAACGCTCCGGctgcacaacacacatgcaATTATATAACTACTATAACAAAACTGATTTGTACAATAATTGGAACACAGCAGCACGACAAAAAGCAACGGGTTAAAGCATATTTGAaattcattatatatatatatatatatgagtttATTTATGTTGCTTTGCAGTGTACACAGCAATAAGAGTGAAAGTCTCCAACTTGTAATAATCAATAAACGGTGTCAGTTTTAGTCAAATGATGCTTTAGATCAAGGTACATTACATCATCTCATTAGTGGTATAACTGATGATGTAAATTGCAAAGCCTGTGTCTACATGTGGGCCTATGTTTAACATTGCTAATACTGCTGGTGCCTACTCTACACAAAGCCTGTGTAGAAAGCCTGTCCCAGCTGATCTGTGACTCATCAAAATTGTGAATAAAGTCTCAACTGGGGAATTGGTTACCTTGGATATATAAATGTGAGACTTACTACAACTACCTACTTTAACAGGAACCCCAAAGGTTAATGTGGAAATGAGAGCAGCTGCAAACGAAACATAGCGTGTCCATTTAAACTTACAGACATGTAAGAGCGAGTGCCCACAAAAGAATTGGCCATGGAGTCTATGAGCTGTCCGCTCACTCCAAAGTCACACAGCTTGATCTCACCGCGGGAATTCACTAGGATGTTAGAGGGTTTGACATCTGAAAGGGGGACATGCAGTATTTAGGAGAACATGGTGGGCAAGTGTTCAACAGGGAGCAGTAAGCATCACagaacaaactgctgcaaagTCTCTGAACTTGTGCTGTTTTTGCACGCTTGTCTTAACCcttcttttcatcatttatgtGTATGAAAGAGTAAAACAAAGATCTACTCTATGCATCTGAAACAGAGAACTACTCTGAAGTGAAGATCTATACTTTCCCCTAAGTTATTTAACTTATtgttattcatgtatttaaagatagtgtaacctttatttttatcttttaataaCTGAAATAGTGACTGACCTCTGTGCATGATCTTGTGTTTCTCCCTCAGGTAAGAGAGCCCTTTAATGACCTGGAAAGACAAATACTGCATATCAGCATAGTGAGGACGCTGATTATTTTGTAATACAAAAGACATAATGTACTAGTGCATATGCATCAGTGACAGTTTTATAtccaaaaaaactcaaacaaataTAGCTGTAGTGTGATGACAAAACTGGGAGGTGTTGGAGCTACCCACAGCGATGCTGACTTTGCCAAGGATCTGCTCTGGGATTTTGCCCGCTTTCTTCAGTGACTGGTCCAGGGAGCCACCGTCCTACAGCCAGCATGGATGCAAAATATggagaatataaaaatataatctgtGAAATTCAACACATTCAAATTCTATTCAATTGGTGAGCACGGAAGAAACAACATGCTCACATGCAGCACAGTCTACAAAGCAGTACTCAAAGTAAACGCTGTGTAAATACACTGGCAGCCATAACATATTAAGGATAAGCACCATATGCTCCATGCAGATGCTGATTTCTCCATCGCTGTAGAAAGCTCCGTAGAAGCCCACGATGTAAGGGGAGTTACACTCGTGTAGCACCTGCAGCTCTCTAATGATCTGGTTCCTAATGGCTGGTTTGATCTCCAGGTGGATCAGCTGGAACACAGAAGACATTGGATTTTATTTATGCACTCTTCACAAAATGATCAAGAGAGGGAAAAtgtggtttgtgtttcagtCTTTTCATCCTTTCATCATAAAGGAgcttttttcatgttgttcaCAAAATACTGGAAAACGAGAAACTCTCTGAACACAGTGATGATGCCTGTGAAAATCAATGCCTCCCTGATATACTGAAGAAATCTCTgcaattgttttttgtttgcattCAGTAAAGCTCTGTCTATGACCAGCTTACCTTCCTTGCCATAATCAGCCCAGAAGGTCGATGGGAGACCTTGAAGACAACTCCTCCGTTGCCTGCCCCCAGCTCACAGATCTTCTCAAAGTCATCGTCCTTGAGCTCTCCCACCTTCTGCTTCTGTGTCAGAAAGGCCTCCAGGCGTTTTCGCTGCTGCTCATCCAACTCAAGCTCCTCTAGTTTCTTTTGCAATGCCTCCAAGTTTGTTCTTAGAAAGACAAGGAAGACAGACATAAGAGAAAGgtgaataattcatgttttatttatgtattcttCCATGAATAAAAGGGCCTTGAGTCCATTCTGGCAgtactgacagacagactgacaggctGTCCTGACATGAGGCTGCCCACAGTGCATCCAGATCTGCTTCATCTATCTATATAAGAAAAGACAGCGCTTCGTGATAACTACAACTACTGTTCCAACCTCTAGGAACAGAGGCAAACAACCAAAGAGCCAGCAGGAAGGCACAAAGGCTTGCAGAGTGTACTTCAGTGTTCCTTCCTCCCCACATCCTGATGTGAGGAAATTCCTCTGAGTGCTGATGACGCTCATCTGatgctgttgtcatggtgatgcgTTTCCTTGAAAAATCAATTGTGAAGTGTTCTAACATGCTGCTTTCTgacctctctttctcctctcaagacactgtacacacagcaacacattccagtcGAAGCTTCTATCATGAACTTTATAAGAAGTTGATGTAAGGTCAGTGAGTCGTCATGTAATTTCAATAGATCAGATGtcaaagagctttaaaaaaaataagaatattagTTAgtttatgtataaaaaaaatggaaacaaggCACACATTAGCATTTTGGAGTAAGTTATATTTTTTAGTAAATGTTTCTTAATGCAAAGTTCAAAGCTTTATTctgcaaaaaatgaaacaaaaacttttttttctcatgcctGCAAGTGTACAAACTACTGTAAAGTGTTCCATCTCTAGTTTCTAACAAAGAATGAATATTTAGTgccatttattcatatttgcaTGATAATGTGATATAATTTTCTTCAAGCTCACTGGCAATTATACTTTTTCAAAATCTTTGCAATTAATCACGACTCAGTGACGAGCAGCTAGAGCAGCGTAGTATTGTCTTCTCTCCGCTGCTCAAccacacagcaaacagagggttaagtggttttatttttgacacCAGGACTGCATATCCATGGAGACGAGGTGCTGAGTTTGAGTTGGCTGTGGGTAGCGTGGGTGGTTTGTCGACAAGAGCCGGGGGTGGTGGAGGCTGGAGATACTGAGAAGAAGAGCAGCCTGAAACACActccacacaaaacacatgtggGAGGGACTACAGTAGCTGCAGCGCCCCCCCATCTATCTCTCTGGGTGCAGGAAGAACTGAGCACGATGCTGGCCTTTTGTGCTTTATCCCCACAGTGTCCAAGGACATCGAGTAGAACTCGAATGCAAAATACTCAAGAGAGCCGCAGTCTGCTGTTATCAAATATGTGACTGTGAGCCAcgcaaaactaaaaaaataaagattatgtAAAATAGGATATTACATACTGTCAAAATTCTATATTTTAGTaaacttaaataaatcaaaccataTCATCTGCAGTTGTGAAGTGTCTATGCACTTCTCCTGCTGTAAATCAGCTTTTTTCCCACCAGACCTGTAACATGGATAACTGCAAGATGCTCAATAGATTCATTTTCAGAAAAGCATGACTTCACAGATTCACAAATGGATGTAGTAGTTAATAAGGAATACTTTACCAAAAAATGCATCCTTATCTAGTTGTTGTTTCATCTGTATGTGGGCCACTATTTATTGCGTAATGGTCATTACTCCCTGAAGTTGAGTAGCGGAGGTTAAGTGACAATGTGTAAACGATACCACCCATTTTTGAGTGAGCTAAATATTCAAGAGTAGTATTACATatcactgtttataacacaggaTGTTTATCCTCCGGTAGTTGCATAAGTGCAGAGTATACTCACTTGCTCCAGGCACCACTACACCGCTAAGTATAGTTTGATGTATCATAAGGTTTAATTTTATTATCAAGAAAATCAAGTCtgcaagaaaacacaagtgtttTAAGTGAAGTGGAATTAATTAACTAGTCGCATTCCTTTGTGATAAAACAGGATATAATAAAAGGAATCTAATCAATGAAGTAGCACCATGAACTATGGTTGCTCTACGGGTTAATTGTTCCAAGACTTCCATATCACAAATTCACATGTACATCGTCTCTATTCCTGTTCAGCTGAACTGCaaaaatcacaataataataataataaaactataaagATCCACTAAACAGTGCAGTTATATTATGCAAGTCTTGATGCATGTAATAGTAGGATCACGTCCAAGGTTTTAGCAAATAGCAGGTCTACTCAGGacaggttgtttttatttgttctcaGATCTCCTCTGATAATATTACATGCTTGGCTGGCATCGTGTGGGCCACTCAGTACACTTCTCCCATGGCTGCCAGCCATTTCACGCTGAAGAAGCATTTGGCGGGCAGTAATGGCAATTCCTTTTCACTAGAATAGTGGAATACTCTGGTTTCAATAAGAGGCTTATCCATTGCATTAAGCTCTACAGCCCAATATACAACACCTGTGCTGCTGGTGTGAGCATCAGATCCTCCTGTGTGCTGGTCCAAATTACCCCAAAACAATGCATTAATTTATGTGTCTGTTGGCAGGAACATACCGAgtggtaggtttttttttagattcagcTATGATATTATCGTTATTATATCCACAGAATGCCCTTTGACATGTCACAGAGCAAGAATCACAGGTATAATTAATAAATtgatgatggctgaattccatttagctaaTTCGGTTTCTGGCTCCTGATATTGTGCATGACTTACTGGggaacattaataaaacagagccatcattaatgttattagtaataCCTGTGCTTTTTCTGCTATTACAAGTCGAGACGTCTGCTGTATTGAAAGCCTACTGGGTGGAGAATTTACTGAGacttaaataaagttattaataaGAATGATACAGGTGAAAAAACTGAGAGGACGTACAATCAGCCAAAATATGAACCACCTGCAGGGACGAACTGTGTCTTTTGGTTCCAGATGGCACTTGCAAAGCTAAAATTAGGAAATcaggaaatattcaaaattcTAGACATATTTGCTCTGTTAGACATTTACACTGTGCGCTCTTATCCATAAAATCAATATCTGCAAGTTCAGATATCTGTTGGTCACCTCTTATTTGGGCTTTAAAGTAGTTGTCATTATGATGATAAGTCTGAACACTGGAGGTGATATGATGAAAAGATCACTTTAGGACACAATGTACATCTGGACTTGCTCAAAAACTCAAGCACTTAAATAGACTATCAAAGCCTAATTGGTCTAGAGTCTAGAGCATTGACCTCTCCtctaaaaatatatgaaagcAGAATATAATTGGACTCGGCTCTAACCAAACTTCTTTGGTACCCTTGTTATCTGACACATAACATAAAGGTTCATTATTAGGTCAAACGAAATTCAACTTGTAACTCTATAACTATAACAATTGTTATCCCTCTTCCTTCTCCATGTGGGTGTGCAGGAGTTTTCTGTAGTGTTAAGGAACAAAATGCGTGAGGGACATCTGTGCGCCTGCAGAGCAGTCATTAACAATCACTGAAACAGGATTTGTCTTATCTCACAGCCTCAGACAGCTGAAAGTGTAGAGATAAAGCTATCTTTTTTTATGGAAAAAAGAGGTCTGAATAACTGAATGGCTTTCTGTCAACAGCATGTCAGTCTGAGTGACAAGGCTCACGTCACAGCGGTACCActggacacacatacacagattgTGGTGGGAAGAGAGATCCCTCCACGACAGATACTTCCAACTCCTGATTGTCCCTGAATGGTGATTTGAGACATGCTGCTCCTCGGCCTCAGCAGCAGGAATGTGCTCAGCTCCAGCCAAAAAttatgtcatcatcatcaacctCTACTGAGCAGAGGAACAACTCCCCTGTTTGACATTATAAACATGCTGATCCTCCAACATAAAAGCACAAACTGTGTGACATTCGCTaatatcttttatatttctaGTGAAGGAAAATGTATAGATAAATGTATAAAGGAGAAAGTACATTTGTTATaatgaagaataaaatacaattctAGTCac encodes the following:
- the map2k1 gene encoding dual specificity mitogen-activated protein kinase kinase 1, producing the protein MQNRRKPEPIKLNPIPDGNTINGTGATETNLEALQKKLEELELDEQQRKRLEAFLTQKQKVGELKDDDFEKICELGAGNGGVVFKVSHRPSGLIMARKLIHLEIKPAIRNQIIRELQVLHECNSPYIVGFYGAFYSDGEISICMEHMDGGSLDQSLKKAGKIPEQILGKVSIAVIKGLSYLREKHKIMHRDVKPSNILVNSRGEIKLCDFGVSGQLIDSMANSFVGTRSYMSPERLQGTHYSVQSDIWSMGLSLVEMAIGRFPIPPPDAKELEQIFGFPVEGEGASSESSPKPRPPGRPGSSYGPDSRPPMAIFELLDYIVNEPPPKLPGIFSSEFQDFVNKCLIKNPAERADLKQLMVHSFIKQSEAEQVDFAGWLCSTIGLNQPVTPTHGTAM